A window of the Virgibacillus pantothenticus genome harbors these coding sequences:
- a CDS encoding rhodanese-like domain-containing protein, protein MVRVKELTPEEVEKKLAKNDGIIELIDVREDDEVAQGKIPEITHIPLQQIPEKTEQLDKTKQYIMVCRSGRRSEKAAAYLQEQGFNVTNMVGGMLEWKGEVIS, encoded by the coding sequence ATGGTTAGAGTAAAAGAATTGACACCAGAAGAAGTAGAGAAAAAATTAGCAAAAAATGATGGCATAATAGAGCTTATCGATGTACGTGAAGACGATGAAGTGGCACAAGGCAAGATTCCAGAGATAACACATATTCCTTTACAGCAAATCCCTGAGAAAACTGAGCAATTAGATAAAACTAAACAATATATTATGGTATGTCGGTCTGGAAGGAGAAGTGAAAAAGCTGCTGCTTATTTACAAGAACAAGGCTTCAATGTAACCAATATGGTTGGTGGGATGCTGGAATGGAAGGGAGAAGTAATCAGTTAA